The genomic DNA CTTGGTTGACCAACCAGGCGACAACGACAACGACCGCGATCGACCAGATACTCATCCGGCGAACTCGCAGCGGATCGGCCGCTCGCCACCAGCGAGCCAGGAAAAAGATCGCTGCGAAGTGAGCCATCATCGCTGGCAACAGGATCTCACCCGACCCGGAATACATGTGACGAGGCAGATCCAGCGCGACGCGATCCAGATCGAATCCCGAATCCATCGGGATCATCAACCCGCGTCCCAAGCCATACGCGATCGCGCCAACCACAGCTCCCACGCCCAATTGAACGATGCGTCGCGGCAGCCCTTCGGCTTCGTCGCTCTCCCAGGCTTTGCCCAAGCCCAGCATCAACCAAGCGCCGGCAAGCGCCGTCGCGGAACCCCAAGCAAAAGGAGCGATCGCACGGGCTCCGCCATCTCCTTCGGCGATGCCAAACATCGTCGCCACCCAGCCCAAAACACCCAGCACGATCAAGGCGGTTGCCCAGGATTCGGTCAGTTCCGCGGCGCGGGTGCGAAGTGATTTGTCAGCCAATTCGCGGCGGGCCATCATCCGCCACTGCTGCCGCGTCGGCGTCATCTGCTGTCGCCGCTGGGCGTTGACAGCTGCCGCATGCGCCGCGGCATAACTGGGCTGTCGTTGATTAGTTAAGACCATCGTGCGAATCACGTAATACGGAATGTAGAGCATCGCCAACAGCGACAGCATTGGCAGCAACCAGGCGGAGTTCATCAACAGGATCACCACCGCAACGACGACAACGATCAAGCGTCCCAACGGGTTGGCACTGCGATCGTGCCACCAATGATTCAGATCGTGAGCACTCTTGTGCACGGCAAAGGCAAGCGGTTCACTCGGCGCCTTCTTCGCGTTATGGACCGGCCCAGAGTTCATCGCCGGTCCGGCAGCGTGGTTCCATGGATTGTTTTGTTGTGCGTAGTGAGGCGTCGCCGGATCGGAAACCAATTCGGCGAGGATCGGCCGCGCGTGGGCATCGGGATCGAGTTGGGCGAGCCCATGTTTATCGAGCAACATCCCCAGCGGTTCCAACAGCTCGGCGACGCTCTTCTGCCGCGCATCGGGATTCTTTTGCAACGCTTTGGCGATCACGCCGCGGAAGGGCGGTTCGACCTGCGACAGATCGGGATCGCTGGTCAGGTGCTTCATGATGATCTCGTGAGACGATTCGCCATTGAAGGGAACGTCTCCGGTCAACAGTTCGAACAAGATGATCCCAAGGGCGTAGATGTCGATCTCTTTGCCATACTCTCCGCGGCCGATCTCCGGTGCCATGTAGTGGAACGTGCCGACGCTTTCGGTGTTGCCACCGCGGCGCGAACAGGAGATGAACTTGCTGAGTCCATAGTCGCCGATCTTGAAAATCCCTTCGTCGTCGAAGATGTTCCCCGGTTTCAGATCGCGGTGCACGATCCCATGGTCGTGCAGGTAAGCGACGCCGGCGGCGAGATCGCCGAACCAACGCAGGGCTTGTTCGCGAGGGAGCCCTTGGCGGTGGCGATCGAGTTCGTCGCGAAGGGTCGCACCGGCGACGTACTCCATCAAGATCCAAGCCTGATCGTTGTCGTCGTACTTCACGTCGTACAGCGCGACCAGATTGGGATGCTTCAGATTCATGCAGTGACCGACGCCACGCAGCTCGATATCGAGGTTGCGTTGGACCCTCTTCAAAGCGACTTCTTTGCCCGCACCGCTGACAGCGAAATAGACCTCACCAAATCCGCCTACACCGATCCCACGCTTGATCGTGTATCCCTTTAAGGGTTGGTCGCCGGTGGCGTAGGTGAATTTCATCGTTGAACCTGTTTTCCGCAAATCCTCGTCGGCCAGCGGATTGGGAGCATATCGCGTCGATTCTATTTTATCTGCTAATGCGGGCATCGCGTTAAGTTCCTTATCGGACAGCGTCGTTGCAGCACCGATGTGCGCCGAGCCATCGGAAGT from Rosistilla carotiformis includes the following:
- a CDS encoding serine/threonine-protein kinase; this translates as MPALADKIESTRYAPNPLADEDLRKTGSTMKFTYATGDQPLKGYTIKRGIGVGGFGEVYFAVSGAGKEVALKRVQRNLDIELRGVGHCMNLKHPNLVALYDVKYDDNDQAWILMEYVAGATLRDELDRHRQGLPREQALRWFGDLAAGVAYLHDHGIVHRDLKPGNIFDDEGIFKIGDYGLSKFISCSRRGGNTESVGTFHYMAPEIGRGEYGKEIDIYALGIILFELLTGDVPFNGESSHEIIMKHLTSDPDLSQVEPPFRGVIAKALQKNPDARQKSVAELLEPLGMLLDKHGLAQLDPDAHARPILAELVSDPATPHYAQQNNPWNHAAGPAMNSGPVHNAKKAPSEPLAFAVHKSAHDLNHWWHDRSANPLGRLIVVVVAVVILLMNSAWLLPMLSLLAMLYIPYYVIRTMVLTNQRQPSYAAAHAAAVNAQRRQQMTPTRQQWRMMARRELADKSLRTRAAELTESWATALIVLGVLGWVATMFGIAEGDGGARAIAPFAWGSATALAGAWLMLGLGKAWESDEAEGLPRRIVQLGVGAVVGAIAYGLGRGLMIPMDSGFDLDRVALDLPRHMYSGSGEILLPAMMAHFAAIFFLARWWRAADPLRVRRMSIWSIAVVVVVAWLVNQVIPVPQPWGMLTAAAMVIAIQMAAVWKNPAHRIARVHGA